One window from the genome of Enterococcus haemoperoxidus ATCC BAA-382 encodes:
- the pdhA gene encoding pyruvate dehydrogenase (acetyl-transferring) E1 component subunit alpha, which produces MAKAKKQKPIDFKALMEKVDADFPTFQILDKDGKIVNEDAVPDLSDDELVELMTRMVWSRVLDQRSTALNRQGRLGFFAPTAGQEASQLASQFAMDKEDYLLPGYRDVPQLVQHGLPLTEAFLWSRGHVAGNHYAPELNALPPQIIIGAQYIQAAGVALGMKKRGKKNVVFTYTGDGGSSQGDFYEAINFAGAYHANGVFIIQNNGFAISTPREKQTAAKTLAQKAVAAGIPGIVVDGMDPLAVYAIAKEAREWSANGNGPVLIETLTYRYGPHTLSGDDPTRYRSKDMDDEWVQKDPLVRFRKYLEDKGLWSEEKENEVIEKTKEEIKVAIAEADKVPKQKVSDFLKNMFEVQPQNIKEQIAFYEAKESK; this is translated from the coding sequence ATGGCAAAGGCAAAGAAACAAAAACCTATTGACTTTAAAGCACTTATGGAAAAAGTCGACGCTGATTTCCCAACATTTCAAATTTTAGATAAAGATGGGAAAATCGTAAACGAAGATGCTGTACCGGATTTATCAGATGACGAATTAGTAGAATTAATGACTCGTATGGTTTGGTCACGTGTGTTAGACCAACGTTCAACTGCACTGAACCGTCAAGGTCGTCTAGGCTTCTTCGCACCAACAGCGGGACAAGAAGCAAGCCAATTAGCAAGTCAATTTGCTATGGATAAAGAAGATTACTTATTACCTGGTTACCGTGATGTACCTCAATTAGTTCAACACGGCTTACCATTAACAGAAGCATTTTTATGGTCTCGTGGCCATGTAGCGGGTAACCACTATGCTCCAGAATTAAATGCTCTACCACCACAAATCATCATTGGTGCACAATACATCCAAGCAGCAGGAGTTGCTTTAGGAATGAAAAAACGCGGCAAGAAAAACGTTGTCTTCACTTATACAGGTGATGGCGGTTCTTCACAAGGTGATTTCTATGAAGCAATCAACTTTGCAGGAGCATATCATGCAAACGGCGTGTTCATCATCCAAAACAATGGTTTTGCGATTTCAACACCTCGTGAAAAACAAACAGCAGCTAAAACATTAGCACAAAAAGCTGTAGCAGCTGGAATTCCAGGGATCGTCGTTGACGGAATGGATCCACTAGCAGTTTATGCAATCGCTAAAGAAGCGCGTGAATGGTCTGCAAATGGCAATGGTCCTGTTTTAATTGAAACATTAACTTACCGTTATGGTCCACATACATTATCAGGTGATGATCCAACTCGTTACCGTTCAAAAGATATGGATGACGAATGGGTACAAAAAGATCCGCTAGTTCGTTTCCGTAAATATCTAGAAGATAAAGGCTTATGGTCTGAAGAAAAAGAAAACGAAGTAATTGAAAAAACTAAAGAAGAAATCAAAGTAGCAATTGCAGAAGCAGATAAAGTTCCAAAACAAAAAGTATCTGATTTCTTGAAAAATATGTTTGAAGTTCAACCACAAAACATTAAAGAACAAATTGCATTCTACGAAGCGAAGGAGTCGAAATAA